A portion of the Oncorhynchus masou masou isolate Uvic2021 chromosome 11, UVic_Omas_1.1, whole genome shotgun sequence genome contains these proteins:
- the LOC135548302 gene encoding nipped-B-like protein isoform X3 translates to MNGDMPHVPITTLAGIASLTDLLNQLPLPSPLPATTTKSLLFNGRIAEEVNCLLACRDENLVSQLAHSLNQVSTEHIELKDNLGSDDPEGDVPVLLQTVLSRNPNIFREKNIMQQPMMPQYKMSQNSMHGSPASTNYQQTTISHSPSSRFAPPQMGSDARFTPQQNSPVPSPYAPQSPAAYMQQYPHPPSYSQHQQIQQVASPMVPGGMRNIHDNKVSGQISSNSANHNARHGSNEDYMNIVHRLGNEESDPSMRNASFPLRSPQSVCSPAGSEGTPKAGLRPSLILHSPNPYASPRDSAPDLLLDSPDCKKKQKKLTKEEKEQLDKAAMYDIVSSPSKDSTKLTLKLSRVKSTEMDPSGELLPGAEDQDTDLAYNSLQFSRTQQDLAHRLAPGQGEQSGYQQVPVLQNTKQAGGVISGAVYDDAEMDALAEIERIERETLIERERCSKEVQDKDKPLKKRKQDSYPQEPGAGGTAGATQPGVGGGNAGSKLAPQEASAASNGASRPALMVSIDLQQAGRADGQPEVNIGTHTPALRSWPEERLCPGDGPDSTGVLRLNSKTEGDTLQTADVRPEVIKQRADTPKKLGPDVRPETPKHKHENRRDSSKHRHDGKPDNSKARPDARMPDKSRQRHEGRSDSGHREDRSRDSDPSRIRRPETPNKSSRGEHDSKHGRDRDRERGDKDRERKHRTEAGDPRDRRSPEQRSKPESPRVKQEGRGGVEHSGRQRTDRPGPNLKSPNKEERRSGEERRSGDGSRNRQDSKQQPAENKQEFPAYLLGGVKSGGFKNFVIPKVKRDKDGHVLAAEMRKPGLGSVVEGWKEPRVKLERLGLVEKMKTAAKPVVVLQKLSIDEVQKIIRERKDRSARSSKSSKSRPSHWISEKESTMPLCERVKMNKRKRSTIKEKPKYAEVNSDDDDDDDDSVTESPRKRHKKEREKTWEPDERRGSGRRGSGSRHRERSPEDSYDESPPPSMSDLARKMKKKEKQKKRKAYEPKLTAEELMDSSTFKRFSASVDNILESLEDIDFNAMDDDEIPQELLLGKHQLSELASESAKIKAMGITFRLSSGKLVKVLNILEKNIQDGSKLSTLMNHDADAEDEERLWRDLIMERVTKSADACLTALNIMTSARMPKAVYIEDVIERVLQYTKFHLQNTLYPQYDPVYRVDPHGGGLLSSRAKRAKSSTHKQRVIIMLYNKVCDIVSNISELLEIQLLTDTTILQVSSMGITPFFVESVSELQLCAIKLVTAVFSRYEKHRQLILEEIFTSLARLPTSKRSLRNFRLNSSDKDGEPMYIQMVTALVLQLIQCVVHLPNNRDSHDEYDKKVDQDVLITNSYETAMRAAQNFLSVFLKKCGSKQGEEDYRPLFENFVQDLLSTVNKPEWPAAELLLSLLGRLLVHQFSNKQTEMALRVASLDYLGTVAARLRKDGVTSKMDQRSIDRILRETQGNDETQQLQKALLDYMDENAETDPSLIFARKFYIAQWFRDTLTEMEKAMKSQNQRGDEDSSEGQHHAKDIETTGEIMQRAEARKKYLRNIIKTAPSQFSTLRMNSDTVDYDDSCLIVRYLASMRPFAQSFDIYLTQILRVLGESAIAVRTKAMKCLSEVVAVDPSILARLDMQRGVHGRLMDNSTSVREAAVELLGRFVLSRPQLTEQYYDMLIERILDTGISVRKRVIKILRDICLEQPTFNKITEMCVKMIRRVNDEEGIKKLVNETFQKLWFTPTPNHDKDAMTRKILNITDVVSACKDTGYDWFEQLLQNLLKTEEDAAYKPARKACVQLVDNLVEHILKYEESLTDIENKGVNSNRLVSCITTLFLFSKIRSQLMVKHAMTIQPYLTTKCNTQSDFMVICNVAKILELVIPLMEHPSETFLTTIEEDLMKLIIKYGMTVVQHCVSCLGAVVNRVTRNYKFVWACFNRYYGALTKLKTQHSEDSNNPVLAANKPALLRSLFTVGALCRHFDFDEEEFKGPTKVVIKEKVMELLLYFTKHEDEEVQTKAIIGLGFQFIQYPGLMFMQDVMSLYNGILSDRKSSVNLKIQVLKNLQTYLQEEDSRMQEADQQWKKLSKQEDLKEMGDISSGMSSSIMQLYLKQVLEAFFHTQSTVRHFALNVIALTLNQGLIHPVQCVPYLIAMGTDPEPTMRNKADQQLVEIDKKYSGFIHMKAVAGMKMSYQVQQAIWSAKGTVIRGYRQDETTSALCAHLFSMVRSNRQHRRAFLISLLNLFDDSSKIEVNMLLYMADNLACFPYQIQEEPLFIMHHIDITLSVSGSNLLQSFKESLLKEPRQREKKSKERKYQSEEENSSSSSSSEEEHHRHSISSNSSDEDNEVVHRPKKPKHRAQAPVKSDSDSDLEMEDLDKVMQRLPDNPIPLLDFANASQGILLLLVLKQHLKNLYGFSDSKIQKYSPTESAKVYEKAVNRKGHVHFSPHQTLDFLTSDLANVELTYDIKRRIVKQYLDFKLLMEHLDPDEEDEEGEASASANARNKAITSLLGGPSHQDHKNHHQDHKNHHQAPIETDDDESDGDEKTPVSSRRSRKHGDSAEASGHMNETLAARDVIALCCPKYKDRPQIARIIQKTNTGYRVQWMAGSYSGVWGEAKKRDGRKTVPWVDTIKESDIIYKKIALTSAHKLTNRVVQTLRSLYSAKEGTS, encoded by the exons ATATAATGCAGCAGCCAATGATGCCGCAGTACAAGATGTCCCAGAATTCCATGCATGGGAGTCCGGCGTCGACAAACTACCAGCAAACCACTATCTCACACAGCCCTTCTAG TCGCTTTGCCCCTCCACAGATGGGGTCGGATGCCAGGTTCACGCCCCAGCAGAACAGCCCTGTGCCCAGCCCCTATGCCCCCCAAAGCCCTGCTGCTTACATGCAGCAGTACCCTCACCCACCTAGCTACTCTCAGCACCAACAGATCCAGCAAG TTGCCAGCCCCATGGTTCCTGGCGGCATGCGGAACATCCACGACAACAAGGTCTCCGGGCAAATTTCAAGCAACTCAGCCAATCACAATGCCAGACATGGCTCCAACGAAGACTACATGAACATAGTCCACAGATTAGGGAATGAG GAGAGTGATCCTTCCATGAGAAATGCCTCCTTCCCACTCCGTTCGCCCCAGTCTGTTTGTTCGCCTGCTGGCAGCGAAGGGACCCCAAAAG CAGGATTACGACCTAGCCTCATCCTTCACTCCCCAAACCCTTACGCTTCCCCCCGTGACAGCGCTCCCGACCTCCTCCTGGACTCTCCTGACTgcaagaagaagcagaagaagctaactaaagaggagaaggagcagTTGGATAAAGCTGCTATGTACGATATTGTCAGCTCTCCCTCTAAAGACTCTACCAAGCTGACCCTTAAACTGTCCCGGGTGAAGTCCACTGAGATGGACCCGTCCGGAGAGCTCCTACCTGGGGCAGAGGACCAGGACACTGACCTGGCCTACAACAGCCTGCAGTTCTCCCGGACGCAGCAGGACCTTGCCCACAGGTTAGCCCCGGGCCAGGGGGAGCAGTCAGGCTACCAGCAGGTCCCTGTGCTCCAGAACACTAAGCAGGCTGGAGGGGTGATCAGTGGAGCTGTTTACGACGATGCTGAGATGGACGCGCTCGCTGAGATCGAGAGGATAGAACGGGAGACGCTCATAGAAAGGGAGCGTTGCTCCAAAGAGGTTCAGGATAAAG ACAAGCCACTGAAGAAGCGGAAGCAGGACTCGTATCCCCAAGAGCCTGGTGCTGGAGGTACAGCGGGGGCAACCCAACCTGGCGTGGGAGGGGGAAATGCTGGCAGCAAGCTGGCACCCCAGGAGGCTAGTGCTGCCAGTAATGGTGCGAGCCGGCCTGCCCTAATGGTCAGCATCGACCTGCAGCAAGCAGGTAGAGCTGACGGGCAGCCAGAGGTAAATATAGGCACCCACACCCCTGCCCTGAGGAGCTGGCCTGAGGAACGCCTGTGTCCTGGGGACGGCCCCGACTCCACTGGAGTCCTGCGGCTAAACTCCAAGACAGAAGGAGACACACTACAGACTGCAGACGTCCGGCCAGAGGTCATCAAGCAGCGTGCCGACACCCCCAAGAAGCTGGGCCCCGACGTCCGACCGGAGACCCCCAAACACAAGCACGAAAACAGACGAGACTCGTCCAAACATCGACACGATGGCAAACCTGACAATAGCAAGGCCCGCCCTGACGCCAGGATGCCTGACAAGTCACGGCAACGGCACGAGGGTCGCTCAGACTCTGGTCACAGGGAGGACAGGTCCCGGGACAGTGACCCATCCCGCATCCGCAGGCCAGAGACCCCCAACAAGTCCAGCAGGGGGGAACATGACTCCAAACATGgacgggacagagacagggagcggGGGGATaaggacagggagaggaaacaCAGGACAGAGGCAGGGGATCCACGGGACCGACGATCTCCAGAGCAGCGCTCCAAGCCAGAGAGCCCGCGGGTTAAGCAGGAAGGGCGAGGGGGGGTGGAACACAGTGGGCGCCAGAGGACTGACCGACCAGGCCCCAACCTCAAATCCCCcaataaagaggagaggaggagcggggaggagaggaggagtggggacgGCAGCAGGAACCGACAGGACTCTAAGCAACAACCTGCTGAAAACAAGCAGGAGTTCCCTGCTTACCTGCTGGGGGGTGTGAAGTCTGGAGGCTTTAAGAACTTTGTGATTCCCAAAGTGAAGCGGGATAAGGATGGGCATGTGTTGGCAGCTGAGATGAGGAAGCCTGGTCTGGGTTCAGTAGTGGAGGGCTGGAAGGAGCCCCGGGTCAAGCTGGAGCGACTGGGGCTGGTAGAGAAGATGAAGACAGCAGCCAAACCGGTTGTGGTGCTGCAGAAACTCAGCATCGACGAGGTGCAGAAAATCATCAGGGAGAGGAAAGATAGAAGCGCACGCAGCTCCAAGTCCTCCAAGAGCAGACCCTCTCATTGGATTTCTGAGAAAG AGTCCACCATGCCACTGTGTGAGAGGGTGAAGATGAACAAACGCAAGCGCAGTACCATCAAGGAGAAGCCCAAGTACGCCGAGGTCAACTccgatgatgacgatgatgacgaCGACTCTGTGACTGAGT CTCCGCGGAAGCGTCACAAGAAGGAGCGGGAAAAGACATGGGAGCCTGATGAGAGGCGAGGCTCAGGGCGCAGGGGTTCCGGCAGCCGCCACCGTGAACGCAGCCCAGAGGATTCATACGATGAGTCCCCACCGCCCAGCATGAGTGACC TTGCCAGAAAGATGAAGAAGAAGGAGAAACAGAAGAAAAGAAAGGCATATGAGCCCAAGCTGACAGCAGAAG AACTGATGGACTCCTCCACGTTCAAGAGGTTCTCAGCCAGTGTGGACAACATTCTGGAGAGTTTGGAGGACATTGACTTCAATGCCATGG ATGATGATGAGATCCCACAGGAGCTTCTGCTGGGGAAACACCAGCTGAGTGAACTGGCCAGTGAATCTGCTAAGATCAAGGCCATGGGCATCACCTTCAGG CTTTCATCTGGTAAGTTGGTGAAGGTCCTGAACATCCTGGAGAAAAACATTCAGGACGGGTCCAAACTCTCCACACTGATGAACCAT gACGCAGACGCAGAAGACGAGGAGCGACTGTGGCGTGACCTCATCATGGAGCGAGTGACAAAGTCAGCTGACGCCTGTCTGACTGCCCTCAACATCATGACATCGGCCCGCATGCCCAAGGCGGTGTACATCGAGGACGTGATTGAGAGAGTGCTGCAGTACACCAAGTTTCACCTGCAAAACACCCTCTACCCTCAGTATGACCCTGTCTACAGAGTGGACCCTCACGGAG gTGGCTTGCTGAGCTCCAGGGCTAAGAGAGCTAAAAGCTCCACACACAAGCAGAGGGTGATCATCATGCTCTACAACAAGGTGTGTGACATCGTCAGCAACATCTCTGAGCTCCTGGAGATACAGCTGTTGACTGACACCACCATCCTGCAG gTCTCCTCCATGGGCATCACTCCATTCTTTGTAGAGAGTGTCAGTGAGCTACAGCTGTGTGCCATCAAACTAGTGACTGCG GTGTTCTCTCGCTATGAAAAACACAGGCAGCTCATCCTGGAAGAGATCTTCACCTCTCTGGCCAGACTACCCACCAGCAAACGCAGCCTCAGGAACTTCAG GCTGAACAGCAGTGATAAGGATGGGGAGCCCATGTACATCCAGATGGTCACAGCTCTGGTGCTTCAGCTTATCCAATGTGTGGTGCACCTCCCGAACAACAGGGACAGTCACGACGAGTATGATAAGAAG GTGGACCAAGATGTCCTGATCACAAACTCTTATGAGACGGCAATGCGAGCAGCTCAGAACTTCCTGTCCGTCTTCCTAAAGAA gtGTGGCAgtaagcagggagaggaggactatCGCCCACTGTTTGAAAACTTTGTCCAGGACCTGCTGTCTACGGTGAACAAACCAGAGTGGCCAGCTGCTGAGCTTCTCCTCAGTCTGCTGGGTCGTCTACTG GTGCATCAGTTTAGCAATAAGCAGACAGAGATGGCTCTGAGGGTGGCATCGCTAGACTACCTGGGCACTGTCGCTGCCCGCCTGCGCAAAGACGGCGTCACCAGCAAGATGGACCAGCGCTCCATCGACCGCATCCTCAGAGAG ACTCAAGGCAATGATGAGACCCAGCAGCTGCAGAAGGCCCTGTTGGACTACATGGATGAGAACGCAGAGACGGATCCATCTCTAATT TTTGCCAGGAAGTTCTACATTGCCCAGTGGTTCAGGGACACTTTGACAGAGATGGAGAAGGCCATGAAGTCTCAGAACCAGCGAGGGGACGAGGACTCTTCTGAAGGCCAGCACCACGCCAAGGACATCGAGACCACCGGAGAGATCATGCAGAGAGCCGAGGCACGCAAGAAGTACCTCCGCAACATTATCAAGACCGCGCCCTCGCAGTTCAGCACACTGAG GATGAACTCTGACACTGTGGACTATGATGACTCTTGCCTGATTGTCAGATATTTGGCCTCTATGAGGCCATTCGCTCAGAGCTTCGATATTTATTTAACACAG ATTCTGAGAGTGCTGGGGGAGAGTGCCATAGCTGTCAGAACTAAAGCCATGAAGTGTTTGTCTGAGGTGGTGGCTGTAGACCCCAGTATTCTGGCCAGG TTGGACATGCAGCGCGGGGTCCATGGTCGTCTGATGGACAACTCCACCAGTGTACGAGAGGCTGCTGTGGAGCTGCTGGGGCGTTTTGTGCTGAGCAGACCCCAGCTCACAGAGCAGTACTACGACATGCTGATCGAGAGGATACTG GATACGGGTATCAGTGTGAGGAAGAGGGTGATTAAGATCCTTCGAGACATCTGTCTGGAGCAACCCACCTTCAACAAGATCACTGAGATGTGTGTCAAGATGATCCGCAGGGTCAATGACGAGGAGGGCATCAAG AAACTTGTGAACGAGACCTTCCAGAAACTCTGGTTCACCCCTACACCCAATCACGATAAAGACGCCATGACCCGCAAGATCCTCAACATCACAGATGTG GTGTCTGCATGCAAAGATACAGGCTATGACTGGTTTGAGCAGCTGCTTCAAAAT CTGCTGAAGACAGAGGAAGATGCCGCCTATAAGCCAGCCAGAAAGGCCTGCGTTCAGCTGGTGGACAATCTAGTGGAACACATCCTAAAATATGAAGAGTCTCTCACTG aCATTGAGAACAAGGGGGTGAATTCTAACCGTCTGGTGTCCTGCATCACCACCCTCTTTCTGTTCAGTAAAATTCGATCCCAGCTGATGGTCAAACATGCCATGACCATCCAGCCTTATCTCACCACCAAGTGCAAC ACCCAGAGTGACTTTATGGTGATCTGTAATGTGGCCAAGATCCTTGAGCTGGTGATCCCTCTGATGGAGCACCCCTCTGAGACCTTCCTCACCACCATAGAGGAAGACCTGATGAAGCTCATCATCAAATACGGCATGACG GTTGTACAACACTGTGTGAGCTGTCTTGGAGCTGTGGTGAACAGGGTCACTCGCAACTACAAGTTTGTGTGGGCTTGTTTCAACCGTTACTATGGTGCCCTGACCAAGCTGAAGACCCAGCACTCTGAGGACTCCAACAACCCTGTTCTGGCTGCTAACAAACCGGCCTTGCTGCGCTCGCTGTTCACTGTGGGGGCACTCTGTCGCCACTTTGACTTTGACGAGGAGGAATTCAAAGGCCCCACAAAG GTTGTGATAAAGGAAAAAGTGATGGAGCTTTTGCTGTACTTCACTAAGCATGAAGATGAGGAAGTTCAGACCAAGGCCATCATTGGTCTAG GCTTCCAGTTCATCCAGTACCCAGGGCTGATGTTCATGCAGGATGTTATGAGTCTGTACAATGGCATCCTATCGGACAGGAAGAGCTCTGTCAACCTAAAGATCCAGGTGCTGAAGAACCTGCAGACATACCTGCAGGAGGAAGACTCGCGCATGCAGGAGGCCGACCAACAGT GGAAGAAGCTGTCGAAGCAGGAGGACCTGAAGGAGATGGGTGATATCTCGTCAGGTATGAGCAGCTCCATCATGCAGCTGTACCTGAAGCAGGTGCTGGAGGCCTTCTTCCACACACAGTCCACCGTACGACATTTTGCCCTCAACGTCATTGCCCTGACACTCAACCAGGGCCTCATCCATCCTGTACAG TGTGTGCCCTACCTGATTGCCATGGGAACGGACCCAGAGCCCACCATGAGGAATAAGGCAGACCAGCAGCTGGTGGAGATTGATAAGAAATACAGCGGCTTCATCcat atGAAGGCCGTGGCGGGGATGAAGATGTCTTACCAGGTGCAGCAGGCTATCTGGTCAGCTAAGGGTACGGTGATCCGGGGTTACCGGCAGGACGAGACCACCTCCGCCCTCTGCGCCCACCTCTTCTCCATGGTCCGATCCAACCGGCAGCACCGACGAGCCTTCCTCATCTCACTGCTCAACTTGTTTGATGACAGCTCG AAGATTGAGGTCAACATGCTTCTGTACATGGCAGACAACCTAGCCTGTTTCCCCTACCAGATCCAGGAGGAGCCTCTCTTCATCATGCACCACATTGACATCACCCTGTCTGTGTCCGGCAGCAACCTGCTGCAGTCCTTCAAGGAG TCCCTTCTCAAAGAGCCAAGgcagcgggagaagaagtcgaaAGAGAGGAAGTACCAGTCAGAGGAGGAGAACTCGTCATCATCGTCGTCATCGGAGGAGGAACATCACCGTCACAGCATCAGCTCCAACAGTAGTGACGAGGACAACGAGGTGGTCCACAGGCCCAAGAAGCCCAAACACCGGGCCCAGGCCCCTGTGAAGTCAGACTCTGACTCTGACCTGGAAATGGAGGACTTGGACAAGGTGATGCAGCGTCTGCCTGACAACCCGATCCCCCTGTTGGACTTTGCCAACGCCTCACAGGgaatactactactattggttCTAAAGCAGCATCTCAAGAACCTCTATGGCTTCTCGGACAG TAAAATCCAAAAGTACTCTCCAACGGAATCGGCCAAGGTATACGAGAAGGCGGTGAACAGGAAGGGTCACGTGCACTTCAGCCCTCACCAGACACTGGActtcctgacctctgacctggccAACGTAGAACTCACCTACGACATCAAGAGGAGGATCGTCAAACAGTACCTAGAT TTCAAGTTACTGATGGAGCATTTGGACCCTGATGAAGAGGATGAGGAAGGTGAGGCGTCAGCCAGCGCTAACGCCAGAAACAAAGCCATCACTTCATTGCTGGGAGGGCCCAGCCACCAGGACCACAAGAACCACCACCAGGACCACAAGAACCACCACCAGGCTCCTATAGAGACGGACGACGACGAGAGCGACGGAGATGAGAAAACCCCAGTG tcatCACGGCGGTCGAGGAAGCACGGCGACTCTGCAGAGGCATCAGGTCACATGAATGAGACGTTGGCCGCCAGGGACGTCATCGCCCTCTGCTGCCCCAAGTACAAGGACCGGCCTCAGATCGCCCGCATCATCCAGAAGACCAACACGGGCTACAGAGTGCAATGGATGGCTGGCTCCTACTCTGGAGTCTGGGGCGAGGCTAAGAAACGGGACGGACGCAAAACGGTGCCTTGGGTGGACACTATCAAGGAGTCTGACATTATTTACAAGAAAATCGCCTTGACGAGTGCACACAAGCTGACGAACAGAGTGGTGCAGACTTTACGGTCACTGTACTCAGCGAAGGAGGGAACTTCCTAA